One Cryptomeria japonica chromosome 9, Sugi_1.0, whole genome shotgun sequence genomic window carries:
- the LOC131073902 gene encoding calcium-dependent mitochondrial ATP-magnesium/phosphate carrier protein 2 isoform X2, which translates to MSGAGQAVEHHRVPLPMPTTSKRGADPQAGYCNPVRKSGQPSLEHVLLALRETEEEREVRIRSLFNFFDATNVGYLDNSQIEKGLQALRIPSEYKYARDLLEVCDSNQDGRVDYQEFRHYMDDKEIELYRIFEAIDVEHNGCILPEELWDALVSAGIVMSDKELVRFVEHIDKDNNGIITFEEWRDFLLLYPHEATIQNIYQYWERVCHIDIGEQAAIPEGISKHMHATKYLIAGGVAGALSRTATAPLDRLKVKLQVQTSGAHVAPAIKDIFREGGVLGFFRGNGINVLKVAPESAIKFYAYEMMKNLVVSVSGEEHIGPLGRLFAGGTAGAIAQTVIYPMDLLKTRLQTYASDGSKIPRLSKLSKDIWVHEGPRAFYRGLLPSILGIIPYAGIDLAAYETLKDMSEKYILKDREPGPLVQLGCGTISGALGATCVYPLQLIRTR; encoded by the exons ATGTCCGGTGCTGGGCAGGCCGTAGAGCATCACCGTGTTCCTTTACCAATGCCGACTACATCAAAGCGGGGTGCTGATCCCCAGGCTGGGTACTGCAATCCCGTGAGAAAGTCCGGCCAGCCATCCCTTGAACATGTTCTGTTAGCCCTGAGGGAGACAGAGGAAGAAAGGGAAGTGAGAATCAGAAGCCTTTTTAATTTCTTTGATGCAACAAACGTGGGTTACCTTgacaattcacaaattgaaaaggGTTTGCAGGCATTAAGGATACCTTCTGAGTACAAGTACGCTAGGGATTTGCTCGAGGTTTGTGATTCCAATCAGGATGGCCGGGTTGATTACCAGGAATTTCGGCACTACATGGATGACAAGGAAATTGAGCTTTACCGCATCTTCGAGGCAATTGATGTGGAGCACAATGGCTGCATTTTGCCTGAAGAGCTATGGGATGCCCTTGTTTCAGCAG GCATTGTAATGAGTGACAAGGAGCTTGTTCGTTTTGTGGAGCACATCGACAAGGATAACAATGGAATTATAACATTTGAAGAATGGAGGGATTTTCTGCTTCTGTATCCTCATGAAGCTACCATACAAAACATATATCAGTATTGGGAAAGAGTTTGCCACATTGATATTGGGGAACAAGCAGCTATTCCTGAAGGTATTAGCAAGCACATGCATGCAACCAAATATCTCATTGCTGGAGGAGTGGCTGGAGCTTTATCGCGAACCGCAACTGCTCCTCTTGATCGCCTAAAGGTAAAGCTGCAAGTGCAGACATCAGGTGCTCATGTTGCTCCAGCTATCAAGGATATATTTAGAGAGGGTGGTGTGTTGGGGTTTTTTCGAGGGAATGGGATCAATGTTCTTAAAGTAGCACCAGAATCTGCAATCAAATTTTATGCTTATGAAATGATGAAAAATCTTGTAGTAAGTGTTAGCGGGGAAGAACATATTGGTCCGCTAGGCCGCCTTTTTGCTGGTGGTACAGCTGGTGCTATTGCTCAGACTGTAATTTATCCAATGGATTTACTGAAAACACGCTTGCAAACATATGCCAGTGATGGTAGTAAAATTCCAAGGCTgtcaaagctatcaaaggacatatGGGTTCATGAAGGTCCTCGAGCATTCTATAGAGGACTTCTTCCATCTATTCTTGGGATAATACCATATGCAGGCATTGATCTTGCAGCTTATGAGACACTTAAAGATATGTCAGAAAAATATATACTCAAAGATAGAG